Proteins found in one Tsukamurella paurometabola DSM 20162 genomic segment:
- a CDS encoding tetratricopeptide repeat protein, translated as MTEREQVGADDRTLEKVGLLLETKQYTTAATLAGAFLTAHPSDPDALVALGRAQRGLGDHAAAIDCFGRALGVDPAHYAASVWLAGEFSEVGRHADALRTARALVRAYPDVAGSHFMLSSVALETGNKRLANEAMIAARTAVVLDPEVPEYHVNLGLAAHRSGDLRLAREATGQALRLDPNNAAALNNRGLMMKRFRSGRRAAEIDTYSRAAALDPLDSVARYNLEVVVYNTLARTGWYIALPMIAAIITSVLASRPTGGPLSSALVPAAVGCVLVVALWGGWVWFNVRRIPVDRRGVLRAVARSSGPIRAIGSSLGVFALATVAVIPLSITVTGLGAALFPLLIVHRIVEYTSRAMLRRRHPDRC; from the coding sequence GTGACGGAACGGGAGCAGGTCGGCGCCGACGACCGCACCCTGGAGAAGGTCGGACTGCTGCTCGAGACGAAGCAGTACACCACCGCTGCCACGCTTGCCGGCGCCTTCCTGACGGCGCATCCCTCCGATCCCGACGCTCTGGTGGCACTGGGCCGGGCCCAGCGCGGGCTGGGCGACCACGCTGCCGCGATCGACTGCTTCGGCCGGGCGTTGGGCGTCGATCCCGCCCACTATGCGGCGTCCGTGTGGCTTGCCGGCGAGTTCAGCGAGGTGGGCCGTCACGCTGACGCGCTGCGGACCGCGCGTGCGCTGGTGCGGGCGTATCCCGACGTCGCCGGCAGTCACTTCATGCTGTCGTCGGTGGCGCTCGAGACCGGAAACAAGCGGTTGGCGAATGAAGCGATGATCGCGGCGCGGACCGCTGTGGTGCTCGACCCCGAGGTCCCCGAGTACCACGTGAACCTGGGACTCGCGGCACATCGATCGGGTGACCTGCGGTTGGCCCGCGAGGCTACCGGGCAGGCGCTGCGCCTCGATCCGAACAATGCTGCGGCTCTCAACAATCGCGGCTTGATGATGAAGCGATTCCGGTCCGGCCGCCGGGCCGCAGAGATCGACACCTACTCGCGAGCCGCCGCACTCGATCCACTCGATTCCGTGGCGCGGTACAACCTTGAGGTCGTGGTGTACAACACGCTTGCGCGCACCGGCTGGTACATCGCGCTTCCCATGATCGCCGCCATCATCACCTCGGTCCTGGCGTCACGCCCCACCGGTGGACCGCTGTCCTCCGCCCTCGTCCCGGCCGCGGTGGGATGCGTTCTCGTCGTGGCTCTGTGGGGCGGGTGGGTGTGGTTCAACGTTCGCCGGATTCCCGTCGACCGGCGGGGCGTGCTGAGGGCGGTGGCGCGGAGCTCGGGTCCGATCCGTGCGATTGGCTCGTCGCTCGGCGTCTTCGCGCTTGCGACGGTGGCGGTGATCCCCCTGTCGATCACCGTGACCGGACTCGGGGCCGCGCTGTTCCCGCTGCTCATTGTGCACCGCATCGTGGAGTACACCAGTCGTGCGATGCTGCGGCGGCGCCACCCCGACCGGTGTTAG
- the dapB gene encoding 4-hydroxy-tetrahydrodipicolinate reductase, producing MLNVGVLGSGGKVGRAMVDAVDAADDLVLSAAVDAGDTLTALLDSNTQVVIDFTHPDAVMDNLKFLIDNGIHAVVGTTGFTDDRLDTIRGWLDEKPGVGVLIAPNFAIGAVLCMRFAAQAAKYFESVEVIELHHPHKADAPSGTATRTAELIAEAREEAGRGPMPDATSAEFDRARGARVDGVRVHSVRVAGLVAHQEVLLGTQGETLTIRHDSLDRSSFVPGVLLGVRGISDRPGLTVGIEPLLDL from the coding sequence ATGCTGAACGTGGGTGTGTTGGGATCCGGCGGCAAGGTCGGCCGGGCGATGGTGGACGCGGTCGACGCGGCCGACGATCTGGTGCTGAGCGCGGCGGTCGATGCAGGCGATACGTTGACCGCTCTCCTGGACTCGAATACGCAGGTGGTCATCGATTTCACCCACCCCGACGCGGTGATGGACAACCTGAAGTTCCTCATCGACAACGGGATCCACGCCGTGGTCGGCACCACCGGCTTCACGGACGACCGCCTCGACACCATTCGCGGTTGGTTGGACGAGAAGCCCGGCGTCGGCGTGCTCATCGCTCCGAACTTCGCCATCGGCGCCGTGTTGTGTATGCGCTTCGCCGCGCAGGCCGCGAAGTACTTCGAATCCGTCGAGGTCATCGAGCTGCACCACCCGCACAAGGCGGATGCCCCGTCGGGTACCGCGACGCGCACCGCCGAACTCATCGCGGAGGCCCGCGAGGAAGCCGGTCGTGGCCCGATGCCCGACGCCACCTCTGCCGAGTTCGACCGTGCCCGGGGCGCGCGGGTCGACGGTGTCCGGGTGCACTCGGTCCGGGTCGCGGGCCTCGTCGCGCACCAGGAGGTGCTGCTGGGTACGCAGGGGGAGACTCTGACGATCCGGCACGACTCGCTCGACCGCAGCTCGTTCGTTCCCGGTGTGCTGCTCGGCGTGCGCGGGATCTCGGACCGCCCCGGACTCACCGTGGGCATCGAACCGCTTCTCGACCTGTGA
- a CDS encoding flavodoxin family protein, whose protein sequence is MAVLLVIHHTPSPHCQEMFEAVVAGATDPDIKGVEVVRRAALTLSPADVLEADGYVLGTPANLGYLSGALKHGLDTIYYPCLDSTRGRPWGFYVHGNEGTEGAERAADSITAGLGWEKVTPNVVVSGKPSKADLEACWNLGATVAAQLMEG, encoded by the coding sequence ATGGCCGTGCTCCTGGTGATCCACCACACCCCGTCTCCGCACTGTCAGGAGATGTTCGAGGCCGTGGTGGCGGGGGCGACCGATCCTGACATCAAGGGCGTGGAGGTCGTGCGGCGTGCCGCGCTCACGCTGTCGCCCGCCGACGTGCTGGAGGCCGACGGCTACGTGCTCGGCACCCCGGCGAACCTCGGGTACCTCAGCGGCGCGCTCAAGCACGGGCTCGACACCATCTACTACCCGTGCCTCGACTCCACGCGAGGGCGGCCGTGGGGCTTCTACGTCCACGGCAACGAGGGCACCGAGGGGGCCGAGCGGGCCGCCGACTCGATCACCGCCGGTCTCGGCTGGGAGAAGGTCACGCCCAACGTGGTGGTGTCCGGCAAGCCCTCGAAGGCCGACCTGGAGGCGTGCTGGAACCTCGGCGCGACGGTCGCCGCACAGCTCATGGAGGGGTAG
- the dapA gene encoding 4-hydroxy-tetrahydrodipicolinate synthase — protein sequence MSATSATTPPTTPFGAISVAMVTPFKADGTLDLEAGQKLASHLADQGVDGLIVAGTTGESPTTQPWEKIQFLKAILEAVGDRVKITAGVGTYDTEESAVFARDAAEAGAHGLLVVTPYYSRPSQAGLLAHFTMVADATDLPVLLYDIPPRSVVPIESATLRTLAEHKNIVGVKDAKGDLGAGARLIAETGLQFLSGDDPLNLPWLSVGASGFVSVIGHVVAPQLRALRDAYFAGDVARAREINASLSPVYEAMAGLGGVTFSKAALALQGLDMGIPRLPQVPPTGEQRDRLAALLTQAGVL from the coding sequence ATGAGTGCGACCTCGGCGACGACACCGCCCACCACCCCCTTCGGCGCGATCTCCGTCGCGATGGTCACCCCGTTCAAGGCGGACGGGACGCTCGACCTGGAGGCCGGGCAGAAGCTGGCGTCGCACCTCGCCGATCAGGGCGTCGACGGGCTCATCGTGGCCGGGACCACCGGTGAATCGCCCACCACCCAGCCCTGGGAGAAGATCCAATTCCTCAAGGCGATCCTCGAGGCCGTCGGTGACCGGGTGAAGATCACCGCCGGCGTCGGCACCTACGACACCGAGGAGTCCGCCGTCTTCGCTCGCGACGCCGCCGAGGCGGGCGCGCACGGCCTGCTGGTGGTGACGCCCTACTACTCGCGGCCGTCCCAGGCCGGCCTACTCGCCCACTTCACCATGGTCGCCGACGCCACCGATCTGCCTGTCCTGCTCTATGACATCCCGCCGCGCTCGGTGGTTCCGATCGAATCGGCAACACTGCGCACACTCGCCGAGCACAAGAACATCGTGGGGGTCAAGGACGCCAAGGGCGACCTCGGTGCCGGTGCCCGCCTCATCGCCGAGACCGGCCTGCAGTTCCTCTCCGGCGACGACCCGCTGAACCTGCCGTGGCTCTCCGTGGGGGCCTCCGGATTCGTCTCGGTGATCGGCCACGTGGTCGCACCGCAGCTGCGCGCTCTGCGCGACGCCTACTTCGCGGGCGATGTCGCCCGCGCCCGAGAGATCAACGCCTCACTCAGCCCGGTGTACGAAGCCATGGCGGGCCTGGGCGGCGTCACGTTCTCGAAGGCAGCACTGGCCCTCCAGGGCCTTGATATGGGTATTCCGCGCCTGCCGCAGGTGCCGCCCACCGGTGAACAGCGCGACCGGCTCGCCGCGCTCCTGACCCAGGCAGGGGTTCTCTAA
- a CDS encoding MMPL family transporter — MNLIAPLTRAVIARPRAVLITAGLVLIVLGWLGAGVGGALKSGGSVDPAAESARAQQVLEDEFGRGGSSLVLTLTAADGADPAAEADYAARITERLRADRSVQRVISAWSGPAAEARLTSSDGRTRLIVASIAGGSGKAPDNAQTIVDALPPPPSGIALATGGETITYRQINEQSGSDLVRAELVALPLAFLVLVWAFGGLVAAAVPVALGVAAIIATSGLLRLVAEVTDVSVFALNLITAMSLALAIDYTLLVVSRYREEVSTRGDRNQSIVVAMTTAGRTVVFSAVTVGLSLAAMVLFPMYFLRSFAYAGLVVVGFTALATLIITPAVLTLLGDRIDKGKVGRGPKPADESRWYDIVRAVQRRAVPLGIAVVVLLLVLGAPFLSAKLGYPDDRVLPREASSHRVGDELRGSFTPNPTGDVLILLPDGAPSGTEAYAQALSQVERTGPVTGPDGTWLRGERIADGDPTARAGDRLLVTVTAELDPMSEAGRAQLDSLRAVPPPGHTLFAGAAQADRDAVDSILGAVPRVLLAIAITTAVLLFLLTGSVLLPLKALVMNILSLSATFGAMVWIFQWGNLGGLGTTVTGHLIADMPVLMFCIAFGLSMDYEVFLLSRIKEEWDGMDAHDRAANDEAVARGIASTARVVTAAALLMAVVFAAIGTSQVSFMKMLGVGLALAVILDATLVRMVLVPAFMKVAGTANWWPGSRLSGRTARVPSRPHLDDEPPHRHPASSNSS; from the coding sequence GTGAATCTGATCGCCCCGCTCACCCGGGCGGTGATCGCGCGGCCCCGCGCGGTGCTCATCACCGCGGGCCTGGTGCTGATCGTGCTCGGCTGGCTCGGTGCCGGCGTGGGCGGCGCCCTCAAGAGCGGTGGCAGTGTGGATCCCGCCGCCGAGTCGGCCCGCGCGCAGCAGGTACTGGAGGACGAATTCGGCAGGGGCGGATCGTCGCTGGTACTCACTCTCACCGCCGCCGACGGTGCCGACCCCGCGGCCGAGGCCGACTACGCCGCGCGAATCACCGAGCGTCTGCGCGCCGACCGCAGCGTACAGCGAGTGATCTCGGCCTGGTCGGGCCCTGCCGCCGAGGCCCGGCTCACCTCGTCGGACGGCCGCACCCGACTGATCGTGGCGAGCATCGCCGGCGGGAGCGGCAAGGCTCCGGACAACGCGCAGACCATCGTCGACGCCCTGCCTCCGCCGCCCAGTGGGATCGCCCTCGCCACCGGCGGTGAGACCATCACCTACCGACAGATCAACGAACAGTCCGGAAGCGATCTGGTGCGGGCCGAGCTCGTGGCACTGCCCCTGGCCTTCCTCGTGTTGGTGTGGGCCTTCGGCGGCCTGGTCGCCGCCGCCGTGCCCGTAGCGCTCGGCGTCGCCGCGATCATCGCGACCTCCGGATTGCTGCGGCTGGTGGCCGAGGTCACCGATGTCTCGGTGTTCGCGCTCAACCTGATCACTGCGATGAGCCTGGCGCTGGCGATCGACTACACGTTGCTGGTGGTGAGCCGGTACCGCGAGGAAGTGTCCACCCGCGGCGATCGGAACCAGTCGATCGTCGTTGCGATGACCACGGCAGGTCGCACCGTGGTCTTCTCGGCCGTCACCGTCGGGCTGAGTCTTGCCGCGATGGTGTTGTTCCCCATGTATTTCCTGCGGTCCTTCGCCTACGCGGGGCTCGTGGTCGTGGGATTCACCGCACTGGCGACGCTGATCATCACGCCCGCCGTGCTCACCCTGCTCGGCGACCGGATCGACAAGGGGAAGGTGGGCCGAGGCCCGAAGCCGGCCGACGAATCGCGGTGGTACGACATCGTCCGCGCGGTGCAGCGCCGGGCGGTGCCGCTCGGAATCGCGGTGGTCGTGCTGCTGCTCGTACTCGGCGCCCCCTTCCTGTCCGCGAAGCTCGGATACCCCGACGACCGGGTATTGCCACGGGAGGCCTCGTCGCACCGGGTGGGTGACGAACTGCGCGGCTCGTTCACGCCGAACCCCACCGGCGACGTCCTGATCCTGCTGCCCGACGGCGCACCGTCGGGTACGGAGGCGTACGCGCAAGCACTGTCCCAGGTGGAGCGCACCGGACCGGTCACCGGGCCCGATGGGACGTGGCTCCGCGGGGAGCGCATCGCGGACGGCGACCCTACTGCCCGGGCCGGCGACCGGCTGTTAGTGACCGTGACCGCGGAACTCGACCCGATGTCCGAGGCCGGACGTGCCCAACTCGATTCCCTCCGGGCCGTGCCACCGCCTGGGCACACACTGTTCGCCGGTGCCGCGCAAGCGGATCGGGATGCCGTGGATTCGATTCTCGGCGCAGTTCCGCGGGTGCTGCTGGCGATCGCGATCACCACAGCAGTGCTGCTGTTCCTGCTCACCGGCAGCGTGCTGCTACCGCTCAAAGCGCTCGTGATGAACATTCTGTCGCTGTCCGCCACGTTCGGGGCGATGGTGTGGATCTTCCAGTGGGGCAACCTCGGCGGGCTCGGCACCACCGTGACCGGACACCTGATCGCGGATATGCCGGTGTTGATGTTCTGCATCGCCTTCGGCCTCTCGATGGATTACGAGGTGTTTCTGCTGTCCCGGATCAAGGAGGAGTGGGACGGTATGGACGCCCACGACCGTGCCGCCAACGACGAAGCCGTGGCGCGCGGAATCGCGAGCACTGCGCGGGTGGTGACCGCTGCCGCGTTGCTCATGGCCGTGGTCTTCGCGGCCATCGGTACCTCGCAGGTCTCGTTCATGAAGATGCTCGGCGTGGGACTCGCGCTCGCGGTGATCCTCGACGCCACGCTGGTGCGGATGGTGCTCGTGCCCGCGTTCATGAAGGTCGCCGGCACCGCGAACTGGTGGCCCGGTTCCCGGCTCTCCGGCCGCACCGCGCGGGTCCCGAGCCGGCCGCACCTCGATGACGAGCCGCCGCACCGTCATCCCGCTTCATCGAATTCCTCATGA
- a CDS encoding thymidylate synthase, with protein MIATPYEDLLRDVLANGTHRPDRTGTGTRSVFGRQLRYDLSEGFPLITTKRVHMKSIAYELLWFLRGDSNVRWLQEHGVTIWDEWADANGELGPVYGVQWRSWPTPNGEHIDQIATAIELLKTDPSSRRNIVSAWNVSEIENMALPPCHAFFQFYAADGKLSCQLYQRSADLFLGVPFNIASYALLTHMVAAQVGLEPGDFVWTGGDCHIYDNHVEQVTEQLSREPYPYPRLELAERPSIFDYEYGDITVHDYQHHPAIKAPVAV; from the coding sequence GTGATCGCGACGCCCTATGAAGACCTGCTCCGCGACGTGCTGGCCAACGGCACGCACCGCCCCGACCGCACCGGCACGGGAACCCGCAGTGTGTTCGGGCGCCAACTCCGCTACGACCTCTCCGAGGGCTTCCCGCTGATCACCACCAAGCGGGTGCACATGAAATCCATCGCGTACGAACTGCTGTGGTTCCTGCGCGGCGATTCCAACGTGCGGTGGCTGCAGGAGCACGGCGTCACCATCTGGGACGAGTGGGCCGATGCGAACGGTGAGCTCGGCCCCGTCTACGGCGTGCAGTGGCGCAGTTGGCCCACGCCGAACGGCGAGCACATCGACCAGATCGCCACGGCGATCGAGCTGCTCAAGACCGACCCGTCGAGCCGGCGCAACATCGTCTCCGCCTGGAACGTCTCCGAGATCGAGAACATGGCGCTCCCGCCGTGCCACGCCTTCTTCCAGTTCTACGCGGCCGATGGCAAGCTCAGCTGCCAGCTCTACCAGCGCAGCGCCGATCTCTTCCTCGGCGTGCCCTTCAACATCGCCAGCTACGCGCTGCTCACCCACATGGTGGCCGCGCAGGTCGGCCTCGAACCCGGCGACTTCGTGTGGACCGGCGGCGACTGCCACATCTACGACAACCACGTGGAGCAGGTCACCGAGCAACTCTCGCGCGAGCCCTACCCGTATCCGCGACTCGAACTCGCAGAGCGCCCCAGCATCTTCGACTACGAGTACGGCGATATCACCGTCCACGACTACCAGCACCATCCCGCGATCAAGGCGCCGGTGGCCGTCTAG
- a CDS encoding HNH endonuclease: MDEDVGGEVHLIPIGAPSVDPAEELRSMERQRCRTVFEQYRWAVELLRQRVSARAAAGLSQDRWQCGVAAEIGLALHMSPSTAARFLARAVELEKCLPHTRSRLRDGDLSPEAVPVIVSGLSHLDPSDRREADEQLCDDPGTLAGMGPKQLAAHVEQVAYRLDARATVDRTACAEKDRTVTIRPLPEGMARVSILLPVAQGVGVYAALRKHAATVIGVGQDLRTLGQIMADAAFARLTGREAADGQPVTVNLTMPAAVLLGDRPGTAHLHEGGAMPAEIARNLVGKAAATGVAWVKRLYVTPDSGSLVAMDSRRRCFPDGLAEVIRVRDRYCRTPYCDAPIAHIDHITAHAAGGPTALQNGQGLCAACNYAKEPTGWHSGVVEDPSGRHTVETRTPSGHVHRSTAPRQAA, encoded by the coding sequence ATGGACGAAGATGTTGGTGGAGAAGTACATCTGATACCAATCGGGGCTCCGTCCGTCGATCCGGCGGAGGAGTTGCGTTCGATGGAGCGACAGCGTTGCCGAACCGTGTTCGAACAATATCGGTGGGCGGTAGAGCTCCTGCGGCAGCGAGTGTCTGCGCGGGCCGCAGCGGGGCTATCCCAGGACCGGTGGCAATGCGGCGTCGCCGCGGAGATCGGGCTGGCGTTGCACATGTCTCCGAGCACCGCCGCGCGATTCCTGGCCCGGGCGGTGGAATTGGAGAAGTGCTTGCCGCACACCCGGTCGCGACTGCGCGATGGTGACCTCTCACCGGAGGCGGTTCCGGTGATCGTCAGCGGACTGTCGCACCTGGACCCGTCGGACCGGCGTGAGGCGGACGAGCAGCTGTGCGACGATCCCGGAACGCTTGCGGGGATGGGGCCCAAGCAGCTCGCCGCTCACGTCGAACAGGTGGCCTACCGGCTCGACGCGCGCGCCACTGTCGACCGCACCGCGTGCGCGGAGAAGGACCGCACCGTCACGATCCGGCCGCTGCCAGAGGGTATGGCCCGGGTATCGATCCTGCTGCCGGTCGCGCAGGGCGTCGGGGTGTATGCGGCACTGCGGAAGCACGCCGCCACGGTGATCGGCGTGGGGCAGGACCTACGCACCCTGGGGCAGATCATGGCCGATGCGGCGTTCGCCCGCCTCACGGGTAGGGAAGCCGCAGACGGGCAACCGGTCACGGTGAATCTCACGATGCCGGCGGCGGTGCTGCTGGGCGACCGGCCCGGCACCGCGCACCTGCACGAGGGCGGCGCCATGCCGGCGGAGATCGCCCGCAACCTGGTCGGCAAGGCCGCGGCCACAGGCGTCGCCTGGGTCAAGCGCCTCTACGTCACTCCGGACAGCGGCTCGCTTGTGGCGATGGATTCACGGCGGCGCTGCTTCCCCGACGGGCTCGCGGAAGTGATCCGGGTCCGGGACCGTTACTGCCGGACACCGTACTGCGACGCGCCGATCGCGCACATCGACCACATCACTGCGCACGCTGCGGGAGGGCCCACCGCCCTCCAGAACGGGCAAGGCCTGTGCGCGGCGTGCAACTACGCCAAGGAACCCACCGGCTGGCACAGCGGTGTCGTCGAGGATCCGAGCGGACGGCACACCGTCGAAACGCGTACCCCCAGCGGACATGTCCACCGGTCCACTGCGCCCAGGCAGGCCGCATGA
- a CDS encoding MmcQ/YjbR family DNA-binding protein, producing MTARPDVPDEWIDRIAAIVEAFPECVADRAWVGTRWRVRGSTVAHVFGGEDQLFRLIFRAEPGEVPAFENLGDPYFRTDWGATTVGIMLDERTDWDEVAELLTDSYCVQAPESLASQVERPGPASS from the coding sequence GTGACCGCCCGACCAGACGTTCCCGACGAATGGATCGACCGCATCGCGGCGATCGTCGAAGCCTTCCCCGAGTGCGTCGCCGACCGCGCGTGGGTAGGCACGCGCTGGCGCGTGCGCGGGTCGACGGTGGCGCACGTCTTCGGCGGCGAAGACCAGCTGTTCCGGTTGATCTTCCGAGCCGAGCCCGGCGAGGTGCCGGCCTTCGAGAACCTCGGGGACCCGTACTTTCGCACCGACTGGGGAGCGACCACGGTGGGGATCATGCTCGACGAGCGCACCGATTGGGACGAGGTGGCGGAGCTGCTCACCGACTCCTACTGCGTGCAGGCGCCGGAGAGCCTCGCGTCGCAAGTCGAGCGACCGGGTCCGGCGTCGTCCTAA
- a CDS encoding ATP-binding protein, with the protein MPEESPLLSSLRAAVAAAPDDIALRVHYAELLLDAGRTDEAVAEAALAVSRAPADPAARALLARAIGNPAPAASREPEMSDSAEPEPGTTATDFDWDAAEEQVRDVIPPRYEGEGGLIAVPSSDAGADGLWQVDDPDGLRLADVGGMQDVKDRLEAAFLAPMRNPELRRLYGKSLRGGMLLYGPPGCGKTFLARAVAGELGAGFLSVTISDILDQWLGNSEKNLHEIFATARAQAPCVIMFDELDAIGGKRSRHQSTTMRTVINQLLIELDGVDSATANEGVFVLAATNTPWDVDLALRRPGRLDRMVLVTPPDAPARAAIIDYHLRERPIERVDIGALVRRTEGYSGADIAHVCESASEMALLDSVRTGTPRMITTADLLAAAGQIRSSCEEWFAAAENVATFSNESGAYDDLVQYLRNRRRK; encoded by the coding sequence GTGCCCGAGGAATCACCGCTGTTGAGCAGCCTGCGTGCCGCCGTCGCCGCTGCCCCCGACGACATTGCTCTCCGTGTCCACTACGCCGAACTCCTCCTGGACGCGGGCCGGACCGACGAGGCGGTCGCGGAAGCCGCGCTCGCGGTGAGCCGCGCGCCGGCGGACCCCGCCGCCCGTGCCCTGCTCGCTCGCGCGATCGGGAACCCGGCCCCGGCTGCGAGCCGGGAACCGGAGATGTCCGACTCGGCTGAGCCGGAACCGGGCACTACGGCTACGGACTTCGATTGGGACGCGGCGGAGGAACAGGTGCGTGACGTGATCCCTCCGCGCTACGAGGGTGAGGGCGGTTTGATCGCTGTCCCGTCGAGCGACGCAGGCGCCGACGGCCTGTGGCAGGTGGACGATCCGGACGGGCTCCGCCTGGCCGACGTCGGCGGCATGCAGGACGTCAAGGATCGGCTCGAGGCGGCCTTTCTCGCCCCGATGCGCAACCCCGAGCTACGGCGCCTCTACGGCAAGTCCTTGCGCGGCGGCATGCTGCTCTACGGCCCGCCCGGATGCGGCAAGACCTTCCTGGCGCGCGCCGTCGCCGGTGAACTGGGAGCCGGATTCCTGTCCGTCACCATCAGCGACATTCTGGATCAGTGGCTCGGCAACTCCGAGAAGAATCTGCACGAGATCTTCGCGACCGCACGCGCACAGGCCCCCTGCGTGATCATGTTCGACGAGTTGGATGCCATCGGCGGCAAGCGATCCCGACACCAGTCGACGACGATGCGGACCGTGATCAACCAGCTCCTCATCGAGCTCGACGGTGTCGATTCGGCGACCGCCAACGAGGGCGTCTTCGTGCTCGCGGCCACGAACACACCGTGGGACGTCGATCTCGCCCTGCGTAGGCCGGGTCGCCTCGACCGGATGGTGCTGGTGACGCCGCCGGACGCCCCCGCCCGCGCCGCGATCATCGACTACCACCTGCGCGAACGTCCCATCGAACGCGTGGACATCGGCGCGCTGGTGCGGCGCACCGAGGGATACTCGGGTGCGGACATCGCGCACGTCTGCGAAAGCGCCTCGGAGATGGCTCTGCTCGACTCCGTGCGCACCGGCACCCCGCGCATGATCACCACCGCCGACCTGCTGGCCGCTGCGGGCCAGATCCGGTCGTCGTGCGAGGAGTGGTTCGCCGCCGCCGAGAACGTGGCCACCTTCTCCAACGAATCCGGCGCCTACGACGATCTTGTTCAGTACCTGCGGAATCGGCGCCGGAAGTGA
- a CDS encoding dihydrofolate reductase: MIGLIWAQARSGVIGDGGGIPWHIPEDMKFFRETTAGATVVMGRKTWDSLPARFRPLPGRTNIVVTRDRDWSADGAVVHHELVLPEGDVWVIGGGEIYAAALPSADLLAVTEVDADIPGDTYAPSIPDGFTATEDTGWRESTSGLRYRHLTYRRTASQ; this comes from the coding sequence GTGATCGGCCTCATCTGGGCGCAGGCCCGTAGCGGAGTGATCGGCGACGGCGGCGGCATCCCCTGGCACATCCCCGAGGACATGAAGTTCTTTCGTGAGACCACGGCCGGCGCCACCGTTGTCATGGGCCGCAAGACCTGGGACTCCCTGCCCGCGCGGTTCCGGCCGCTTCCGGGCCGCACGAACATCGTCGTCACGCGGGACCGGGACTGGTCGGCCGACGGTGCGGTGGTGCACCACGAACTGGTGCTGCCCGAGGGCGACGTGTGGGTGATCGGTGGGGGAGAGATCTACGCCGCCGCGCTGCCCTCGGCCGACCTGCTCGCGGTCACCGAGGTCGATGCCGACATCCCCGGCGACACCTACGCCCCGTCGATCCCGGACGGCTTCACCGCGACCGAGGACACCGGTTGGCGCGAGTCCACGTCGGGCCTGCGATACCGCCACCTGACCTACCGGCGAACGGCAAGCCAGTAG
- a CDS encoding magnesium transporter CorA family protein — protein sequence MNVTIRTWQPGANPHFDVEDNSDPAVVAEALSDQSGLAWVDVLDPTDESFAPFAEALNLDPLAVEDALTVHERPKSLRYDNSLFVTAYTVTGDGAASRISLFLFKCGLLTVRLGSGFDVVAAAHTIAENEVLLKYGPYALELFLLDAIVDGYTARAAAIDEQVDDLESALFDDGHGGDEVAQETFTLHKEVGQLRRIVSPMREVSSALLRRVSVDPEKRELLPYAEDVHDHTMRAADWAETLRDNVESVRSTNLALVDNQLNTVMKKLTSWAAIIAVPTAVTGYFGQNVPYPGSEQEWGWIVSTLTMVALAGGLYWMFKRRGWL from the coding sequence ATGAACGTGACCATCCGCACCTGGCAGCCCGGGGCGAATCCGCATTTCGACGTCGAGGACAATTCCGATCCCGCGGTGGTCGCCGAAGCGCTCTCGGACCAATCGGGACTGGCGTGGGTGGATGTCCTGGACCCGACGGACGAATCCTTCGCACCGTTCGCAGAGGCGTTGAACCTGGATCCCCTCGCGGTGGAGGACGCCCTGACGGTGCACGAGCGCCCGAAGTCGCTGCGGTACGACAACTCCTTGTTCGTGACCGCGTACACGGTCACGGGAGACGGTGCCGCGAGCCGTATCTCGCTGTTCCTGTTCAAGTGCGGCCTGCTGACGGTGCGGCTCGGCTCCGGTTTCGACGTGGTCGCGGCCGCGCACACGATCGCCGAGAACGAAGTGCTCCTCAAGTACGGTCCGTACGCGTTGGAGCTGTTCCTGCTGGACGCGATCGTGGACGGGTACACGGCGCGAGCCGCAGCGATCGACGAGCAGGTGGACGATCTCGAGTCAGCGCTGTTCGACGACGGCCACGGCGGCGATGAGGTGGCGCAGGAGACCTTCACACTGCACAAGGAGGTCGGGCAGCTGCGGCGGATCGTCTCTCCGATGCGGGAGGTGTCGAGCGCATTGTTGCGCCGGGTGTCGGTCGACCCCGAGAAACGCGAGCTACTCCCCTACGCCGAAGACGTGCACGACCACACGATGCGCGCGGCGGACTGGGCGGAGACCCTGCGCGACAACGTCGAATCGGTTCGCTCGACGAACCTCGCCCTGGTCGACAATCAGCTCAACACGGTGATGAAGAAGCTCACCAGTTGGGCCGCGATCATCGCGGTACCCACCGCGGTCACCGGCTACTTCGGCCAGAACGTTCCCTACCCCGGATCCGAGCAGGAGTGGGGCTGGATCGTCAGCACCCTCACGATGGTCGCGCTGGCCGGCGGGTTGTACTGGATGTTCAAGCGTCGCGGCTGGCTCTAA